The proteins below come from a single Chitinophaga pinensis DSM 2588 genomic window:
- a CDS encoding SRPBCC family protein: protein MRFIKLLLLSGVVFGTLIFLISLLFPSTAIVERSGVIDAPISTVYSQINDLSTWPSWNPWAAPDVAQKIEFSSPAAGEGAYYTWSGMHHERPVSGKVTISKSNTGKELVYALDFSSMKPMTGTFEIKPSADGNATAIQWRVETKLGMLPWWKLRGFLADKLTGPQLESGLTKLKNICEKK from the coding sequence ATGCGTTTTATTAAGTTATTGTTGTTAAGCGGCGTAGTTTTCGGGACATTGATATTCCTGATATCCCTTTTATTTCCGTCAACAGCCATTGTTGAGCGTTCCGGTGTGATCGATGCGCCTATATCAACAGTATATTCCCAGATCAATGATCTTTCTACCTGGCCTTCCTGGAATCCGTGGGCGGCCCCGGATGTGGCGCAAAAGATTGAATTTTCCAGTCCTGCTGCCGGAGAAGGCGCTTACTATACCTGGTCAGGCATGCATCACGAGCGTCCTGTTTCCGGTAAGGTGACGATTAGTAAAAGTAATACGGGTAAGGAGCTGGTATATGCCCTTGATTTCAGCAGTATGAAACCGATGACAGGGACTTTTGAGATTAAACCATCTGCTGATGGAAATGCGACCGCTATTCAATGGAGAGTAGAAACGAAACTCGGGATGCTACCCTGGTGGAAACTGAGGGGATTTCTGGCGGACAAACTGACCGGGCCTCAGCTGGAAAGCGGGCTGACGAAACTGAAGAATATCTGTGAGAAGAAATAG
- a CDS encoding ABC transporter permease, giving the protein MAVKYNQWKALLAMSRASLKGILRSPSAVIFSLGFPLVFILVFGFIGDNGVSVKVGVDAATDTTSYLYRQLAKEKSLKLQTGQPAAEMEEDLKKGHITAIIRITSQSADSNAPACNVKVRTSKAAVDKISLFNSILTGVIYKADDNYYPRQSIAKVEPMEVLPGRRYRTIDFILPGLLSFSLLSAAVFSTAFLFFNLRQTLVLKRFFATPIRRLYIVLGEALARLVFQVAGAIVIIAIGYFAFGFTLVHGWSTFFEMLFLTAFGVVVFMGFGFVVSGIANSESTIPPIANVITLPQFLLAGTFVSVDSFPSWLQPICRIMPLTYLNDAFRKVAFEGQHLWNVGLELGVITAWGIVVYIVAVKVFRWE; this is encoded by the coding sequence ATGGCGGTTAAATATAATCAATGGAAGGCGCTGTTAGCCATGTCCAGGGCAAGCCTGAAAGGAATATTAAGAAGCCCTTCAGCAGTTATCTTCAGTTTAGGGTTTCCTTTGGTATTTATCCTGGTATTCGGCTTTATCGGCGATAATGGCGTATCAGTAAAAGTAGGCGTAGACGCTGCGACGGACACCACCAGCTACCTGTACAGGCAACTGGCAAAAGAAAAGAGCCTGAAGTTGCAGACGGGTCAACCGGCGGCAGAAATGGAAGAAGACCTGAAAAAGGGACATATTACTGCCATTATCCGTATCACCTCCCAGTCGGCCGACAGCAATGCGCCGGCCTGTAATGTAAAGGTGCGTACCTCTAAGGCTGCAGTCGACAAGATCTCCCTGTTCAATTCAATCCTGACAGGCGTCATATATAAAGCGGATGACAACTATTATCCGAGACAGTCCATCGCAAAGGTGGAACCTATGGAAGTGCTGCCTGGTCGTCGTTATCGTACTATTGACTTTATTTTACCTGGTCTGCTGAGTTTTTCACTGCTGAGCGCTGCTGTGTTCAGCACTGCTTTCCTGTTCTTTAACCTGCGTCAGACCCTGGTGTTAAAACGTTTCTTCGCGACGCCTATCCGTCGTCTTTATATTGTATTGGGTGAGGCATTGGCCCGTCTGGTGTTCCAGGTAGCCGGTGCTATCGTGATCATTGCTATCGGTTACTTCGCTTTCGGGTTCACCCTGGTGCATGGATGGAGTACCTTTTTTGAAATGCTGTTCCTGACAGCTTTTGGGGTGGTCGTATTTATGGGCTTTGGATTTGTGGTGAGTGGAATTGCCAACAGTGAAAGTACTATTCCGCCGATCGCGAATGTGATCACCTTGCCTCAGTTCCTGTTGGCAGGTACTTTTGTATCGGTAGATTCCTTCCCTTCCTGGTTACAACCGATCTGCCGTATTATGCCGCTGACTTACCTGAATGACGCTTTTCGTAAGGTAGCCTTCGAGGGACAGCATCTCTGGAATGTAGGACTTGAGCTCGGTGTGATTACTGCCTGGGGGATCGTGGTGTATATTGTGGCAGTAAAAGTGTTCCGCTGGGAGTAG
- the sppA gene encoding signal peptide peptidase SppA, which produces MRSFFKIFFATLLAFVVILILGVILLAGVIGSAISPEVVTLSPNSVLVLETSQQYNEQKVSNPVNALLRQEPKSVPGLNDMIRLIKHAETDDDIKGIYLKAEGNANGFATNEEVRNALLRFKQSGKFVFAYGEVMDQKSYYMASLADRVYVHPKGGVEFSGFFTQLTFLKGTLEKLEIQPQIFYDGRFKSATEPLRETEMTLANRIQTSAYLGDLYGNFLKNIGTARKIDTASLHRYANEGLIQEAADALKYKLVDGLKYNDQVMDEIKSRLGLKGSDDVNFVSVSKYMDAVDLTENKGADNKVAIIYAEGNIVGGDSEKDVTISSGHFIKLIREARQDKDVKAIVFRVNSPGGSALASESIWRELVLAKKSKPVVVSMGDYAASGGYYISCMADSIFAQPNTLTGSIGVFAVLPNLQGFFKNKLGVTFDGVKTAQYADLGNTSRPLTDIEKKFIQNSVDSIYSTFKSRVVEGRKLSGAVVDSIAQGRVWSGIQAKQLGLVDRIGGINEAIACAAKLAKVSSYRLREYPESDASLSRMMKSFGASAHVEAAVKNELGEQYDLYRQIKEMKEMSGEIQAKLPYAVDIR; this is translated from the coding sequence ATGCGTAGCTTTTTTAAAATTTTCTTTGCCACCCTTCTGGCCTTCGTCGTGATCCTCATTTTAGGGGTGATCCTGCTGGCGGGGGTGATCGGCAGCGCTATCAGCCCCGAAGTTGTTACCCTGTCGCCTAACAGCGTACTGGTCCTGGAAACCAGTCAGCAATACAACGAACAAAAAGTTTCAAATCCCGTAAATGCCCTCCTGCGTCAGGAACCGAAATCAGTACCTGGCCTGAACGACATGATTCGTCTGATCAAACATGCGGAAACTGACGACGACATAAAAGGTATCTATCTGAAAGCGGAAGGTAACGCTAACGGATTTGCTACCAACGAAGAAGTCCGCAATGCATTGCTGCGCTTTAAACAGTCCGGCAAGTTTGTTTTTGCCTACGGCGAGGTAATGGACCAGAAGAGCTATTATATGGCTTCCCTCGCTGACCGGGTATATGTGCATCCTAAAGGCGGCGTGGAATTCAGCGGTTTCTTTACCCAGCTGACTTTCCTGAAAGGTACCCTTGAGAAACTGGAGATTCAGCCACAGATTTTCTATGATGGCCGTTTTAAAAGTGCTACTGAGCCTTTACGCGAAACGGAAATGACACTGGCGAACCGTATTCAGACAAGCGCCTACCTGGGTGACCTGTATGGCAATTTCCTGAAGAATATCGGTACGGCCCGTAAAATAGATACTGCTTCCCTGCATCGTTATGCTAATGAAGGACTGATCCAGGAGGCGGCAGACGCATTGAAATATAAACTGGTAGACGGTTTGAAATACAATGACCAGGTGATGGATGAAATTAAATCCAGACTGGGTCTGAAAGGATCTGACGACGTTAACTTCGTATCTGTATCTAAATATATGGATGCCGTTGACCTGACAGAAAATAAGGGCGCCGACAATAAAGTGGCCATTATCTATGCAGAAGGTAATATAGTAGGAGGGGACAGTGAAAAAGACGTTACTATCAGCAGCGGTCATTTTATCAAGTTGATCCGCGAAGCAAGACAAGATAAAGATGTAAAAGCCATCGTTTTCCGTGTGAATTCACCAGGTGGTAGCGCCCTCGCTTCGGAATCGATCTGGCGTGAACTGGTGCTGGCTAAAAAGAGCAAACCTGTGGTAGTGTCCATGGGGGACTATGCAGCTTCCGGAGGCTATTATATCTCCTGTATGGCGGATTCTATCTTCGCACAGCCGAATACCCTGACCGGTTCTATCGGCGTATTTGCCGTATTGCCTAACCTGCAGGGATTCTTTAAGAATAAGCTGGGTGTGACTTTCGACGGGGTGAAGACCGCACAATACGCTGATCTGGGCAATACTTCCCGTCCGCTGACTGACATCGAGAAGAAATTCATCCAGAACTCTGTGGACAGCATTTATAGCACCTTCAAAAGCCGCGTGGTAGAAGGCCGTAAACTGAGCGGTGCTGTGGTAGATAGTATCGCACAAGGTCGTGTATGGAGTGGTATCCAGGCAAAACAACTGGGACTGGTAGACCGTATCGGTGGTATCAATGAAGCAATTGCCTGTGCCGCTAAACTGGCGAAGGTAAGTTCTTACCGTCTTCGTGAATATCCTGAATCAGATGCTTCTTTGTCCCGTATGATGAAGAGCTTTGGCGCCAGCGCCCATGTGGAAGCTGCCGTTAAGAACGAACTGGGTGAGCAGTACGACCTGTACCGCCAGATCAAGGAGATGAAGGAAATGAGCGGTGAGATCCAGGCGAAACTGCCTTATGCGGTAGATATCCGATAA
- the folK gene encoding 2-amino-4-hydroxy-6-hydroxymethyldihydropteridine diphosphokinase — protein sequence MNKAILLIGGNLGDRTGHLREAVEQIDKQVGRVEKQSSLYETAAWGVAGQPDYLNQALLVSTEMDARTLLNTVLAIEHNIGRVRRQKWGARVIDIDVIFFNDAVINEPDLKIPHPQMQFRQFVLVPLMEILPDWEHPVLHQSVSTLLANCTDQLPASKYTGIS from the coding sequence ATGAATAAAGCAATATTACTTATAGGTGGCAATCTGGGAGACCGTACAGGGCACCTCCGGGAGGCTGTGGAGCAAATAGACAAACAGGTCGGAAGGGTCGAAAAGCAGTCCTCTCTTTATGAAACGGCTGCCTGGGGCGTAGCCGGACAACCAGATTACCTGAATCAGGCCCTTTTGGTTTCTACTGAAATGGATGCACGAACCCTCCTGAACACCGTGCTGGCCATAGAACATAACATAGGCCGCGTACGCCGGCAGAAATGGGGTGCAAGGGTAATTGACATTGACGTCATTTTCTTTAATGATGCCGTCATCAATGAACCGGATCTCAAAATCCCTCATCCACAGATGCAGTTCAGACAGTTTGTACTGGTACCGCTCATGGAAATCCTTCCCGACTGGGAACATCCCGTGCTGCATCAGTCCGTCAGCACCTTACTGGCCAACTGCACCGATCAACTACCTGCCAGTAAATACACCGGCATATCCTAA
- a CDS encoding deoxynucleoside kinase — MQYKYITIEGNIGAGKTTLANKLSAHFGAKLILEEFADNPFLPKFYEKPQQYAFPLELFFMAERYKQLKDMLQMQDMFSNLVISDYLFIKSLLFAKINLKEDEYNLYQKLFDIINPQLIQPDLLIFLNAPVSKLQQNIKHRNRSYEQQIEDQYLINVHDMYMQYIRQHPVRVLMLDMTKIDFVKDTGDFEKLLAALDKDYEPGIHYL, encoded by the coding sequence ATGCAATATAAATACATTACAATAGAAGGGAACATAGGCGCGGGTAAAACGACCCTGGCTAATAAACTGTCCGCACATTTCGGCGCAAAACTGATACTGGAAGAATTTGCAGATAATCCCTTCCTGCCTAAATTCTATGAAAAACCACAACAATACGCCTTCCCCCTGGAGCTGTTCTTCATGGCAGAACGTTACAAACAGCTGAAAGATATGCTGCAGATGCAGGATATGTTCAGCAACCTGGTAATTTCAGACTATCTCTTTATCAAGAGCCTCCTGTTTGCCAAGATCAATCTGAAAGAAGATGAATACAATCTTTACCAGAAACTTTTTGATATCATCAATCCTCAGCTCATACAACCCGACCTGCTGATCTTCCTCAATGCGCCGGTCAGCAAATTGCAACAGAATATAAAACACCGCAACCGCTCCTACGAACAGCAGATAGAAGATCAATACCTGATCAATGTACATGATATGTACATGCAGTATATCAGACAACATCCCGTGCGTGTACTCATGCTGGATATGACAAAAATTGATTTTGTAAAAGATACCGGTGACTTCGAAAAGTTGCTGGCCGCGCTGGACAAGGATTACGAGCCAGGCATTCACTACCTATAA